The Flavobacterium psychrophilum genome includes a region encoding these proteins:
- a CDS encoding TonB-dependent receptor codes for MRRLLLILLLLQAMTLQAQQTASVLAKVIDYKTQEPLPGATASLQSNGREVLTNADGFFVLDKVPEGNQFLTISITGYIPQNFSLKIVAGRALDLGIIILEEDITSEQQLGLITLTDNDLADGNSGSENSAGLLQASRDVFQQAAAFNWGPARFKMRGLDTEYGSILINGITMNRLYDGRPQWANWGGLNDATRNQEYTTATAPSDYTFGSLLGTQSINTRASSFRKGLRLSFAGTNTYYNYRAMVTYASGLNAKGFAYVVSASRRGANEGYFDGTNYGGNSLFLAVEKRFSDKHSLNFTGIYAQSERGRNSPNTQEVTNIAGVKYNAYWGDFNGNKRNSRNKDVEEPILMLNHYWKIDNKTTLNTNIAYQFGKIGNSRLDYQYAPNPDPTYYTKTPNYFDDPAEAASAPFLTQRQLNWQSMYDTNRLSPDGRSKYIEYEDRTDDKTFTASTILYTRLSSAITFNAGTSYKRLKSHNYQNLTSLLGGQYFLDIDHFYYGDFSQPDLNHPNRQVGEGDTFGYNYNLFANVLDAFTQFRFSYKKVDFYLSQSFSHSAYQRVGLYRNGLYPGNSFGESQKTVFENFGFKGGLTYKFSGRHLFVLNALRQSRVPSLRNTYSNARLNNVVMDNITNETLSNIDASYILRMPKLKARFTGFYTTIENASETSSFYGEGIFEGDDADAFVAENVTGINKRMMGIELGTEYQLAPTVKLMVSAALGTYIYSNNPNVSLNNDALAIINGDDGNPIPNLPLTTTNFGKAYLKNYKLSGMPQQAISIGAEYRDPNYWWIGGNANYLASNYIDVSALLRTQHFFENPDSPGNVFEDIDENRARQLLNQEKFNAFYLFNVVGGKSWKVKRGIYLGFFASVNNIFDTTYKTGGFEQARNTNYRELNNDIADGTPSFGPKYYYGYGRNYYINVYLNF; via the coding sequence ATGCGTAGACTGCTACTCATTCTGTTGCTGCTTCAGGCTATGACCCTGCAGGCACAGCAAACGGCATCTGTACTTGCTAAAGTAATCGACTACAAGACCCAGGAACCCCTGCCCGGAGCAACAGCCTCGCTGCAAAGTAACGGACGCGAAGTTTTAACTAATGCCGACGGCTTTTTTGTACTTGATAAAGTACCCGAAGGCAATCAGTTTCTTACTATATCGATCACCGGATATATCCCGCAAAACTTTAGCCTTAAAATTGTTGCAGGACGTGCGCTAGATCTAGGTATAATTATACTTGAAGAAGACATTACTTCTGAACAGCAACTCGGACTTATAACCCTTACAGATAATGACCTTGCAGATGGCAACAGCGGATCTGAGAATTCAGCCGGATTGTTGCAGGCGTCACGCGATGTGTTTCAGCAGGCTGCGGCGTTCAACTGGGGGCCGGCCCGTTTTAAGATGCGCGGACTGGATACTGAATATGGTTCGATACTTATAAACGGCATCACCATGAACCGACTCTACGATGGCAGGCCGCAATGGGCCAATTGGGGCGGGCTCAATGATGCGACCCGAAATCAGGAGTATACTACTGCAACTGCACCCAGCGATTATACTTTTGGAAGTTTATTAGGTACACAGTCTATTAACACAAGGGCATCGTCGTTTAGAAAAGGATTACGTTTATCGTTTGCCGGCACAAATACATATTATAATTACAGGGCAATGGTTACTTATGCTTCAGGGCTTAATGCCAAAGGATTTGCTTATGTGGTCTCGGCATCGAGAAGAGGTGCCAATGAAGGTTATTTTGACGGTACCAACTACGGTGGAAATTCATTATTTCTTGCTGTTGAAAAACGTTTCAGCGACAAGCACAGTCTTAACTTTACGGGTATCTATGCACAAAGCGAGCGCGGACGCAATTCACCTAACACGCAGGAAGTAACAAACATTGCCGGAGTAAAGTACAATGCATATTGGGGCGACTTTAATGGTAATAAGCGCAATTCACGCAACAAAGATGTAGAAGAACCTATACTAATGCTGAATCATTATTGGAAAATTGACAATAAAACTACGCTAAACACCAACATTGCCTACCAGTTTGGGAAAATTGGCAACAGCAGGCTGGATTATCAGTACGCTCCAAACCCTGACCCTACATATTATACTAAAACACCTAATTATTTTGATGATCCTGCCGAAGCCGCCTCCGCTCCCTTTTTAACCCAAAGGCAACTAAATTGGCAGTCTATGTACGACACCAACAGGCTTTCGCCCGATGGCAGGAGTAAATATATCGAATACGAAGACCGTACCGATGATAAAACCTTTACAGCAAGTACAATTTTGTATACCCGCCTATCATCGGCAATTACGTTTAATGCAGGCACTAGCTATAAAAGGCTGAAATCGCACAACTACCAAAACCTGACCAGCCTTCTTGGCGGTCAATATTTTCTGGACATAGACCATTTTTATTATGGCGATTTTTCCCAGCCCGACTTAAACCATCCTAACCGCCAGGTAGGCGAAGGTGATACTTTTGGCTACAATTATAACTTGTTTGCCAATGTGCTTGATGCCTTTACACAGTTCCGATTCAGTTATAAAAAGGTGGATTTTTATCTGTCTCAATCATTTAGCCATTCGGCATATCAAAGAGTAGGTTTATATCGAAATGGCTTATATCCCGGCAATTCTTTCGGTGAAAGCCAAAAAACAGTCTTTGAAAATTTCGGATTTAAGGGTGGACTTACCTATAAATTCAGCGGCAGGCATTTGTTTGTATTAAATGCGTTGCGCCAAAGCAGGGTACCGTCGCTACGCAACACTTATTCTAACGCAAGGCTTAATAACGTGGTGATGGATAATATTACCAATGAAACATTATCAAACATAGATGCCTCCTACATACTGCGCATGCCAAAGTTAAAAGCACGTTTTACGGGTTTTTATACTACGATAGAAAATGCATCTGAAACATCTTCTTTTTATGGTGAAGGTATTTTTGAAGGCGACGATGCCGATGCATTTGTTGCCGAAAACGTAACCGGAATTAACAAACGCATGATGGGTATTGAACTTGGTACAGAATATCAGCTTGCGCCAACAGTTAAGCTAATGGTTTCGGCGGCTTTGGGTACTTATATTTACAGCAACAATCCTAATGTATCGCTTAACAACGATGCACTGGCAATAATAAATGGCGATGACGGTAATCCTATTCCTAATCTGCCGCTTACCACGACAAACTTTGGTAAAGCCTACCTTAAAAATTATAAACTTTCGGGCATGCCACAACAGGCGATATCTATAGGTGCAGAATACCGCGACCCAAACTACTGGTGGATTGGTGGAAATGCGAACTATCTTGCCAGTAATTATATTGATGTTTCGGCATTACTGCGAACACAGCATTTCTTTGAAAACCCAGACAGCCCCGGAAATGTGTTTGAAGATATCGATGAAAACCGCGCACGCCAATTACTGAATCAGGAAAAATTTAATGCTTTTTACCTGTTTAATGTAGTAGGTGGCAAATCGTGGAAAGTAAAGCGTGGCATATACCTTGGTTTTTTTGCCAGCGTAAATAATATATTCGATACAACGTATAAAACTGGCGGGTTTGAGCAGGCACGCAATACCAATTATCGGGAACTGAACAATGATATAGCAGATGGTACGCCATCATTCGGACCGAAATATTACTACGGTTACGGGCGCAATTATTACATTAATGTTTACCTGAATTTTTAA
- a CDS encoding TetR family transcriptional regulator yields the protein MRTRDADKEKLVIAKAIEQIVHDGLQGFSMNKLAKACNISVATLYIYYKDKDDLIIQIGSKIGEQFFTTAIKDFSSDMTFKEGLWKQWQNRAMFAIENPVEVKCFEAMKHTPYAEAIMKSGLLSQFKELLDGFTKNAIRNKQLVELPLDVFWSIAYGPLYTLLNFHREGKSLGGKPFTLSEEKMEQAFNQVIKALTP from the coding sequence ATGCGCACACGGGATGCCGATAAAGAAAAGCTTGTTATAGCAAAAGCCATTGAACAGATTGTGCATGACGGGCTTCAGGGCTTTAGTATGAACAAGCTTGCTAAAGCCTGCAATATATCTGTAGCTACATTGTATATCTATTACAAAGATAAGGATGATCTTATTATTCAGATAGGCAGTAAAATAGGCGAGCAGTTTTTTACAACGGCTATAAAAGATTTCTCTTCGGATATGACTTTTAAAGAAGGGCTTTGGAAACAATGGCAAAACCGTGCGATGTTTGCTATTGAAAACCCGGTAGAGGTAAAATGTTTTGAAGCTATGAAACACACGCCCTATGCCGAAGCGATAATGAAATCGGGCTTGCTGAGTCAGTTTAAAGAATTACTGGACGGCTTTACTAAAAATGCAATTCGCAATAAGCAACTGGTAGAACTGCCGCTCGATGTTTTTTGGAGCATAGCTTACGGACCGTTATATACACTACTTAATTTTCACCGTGAAGGCAAATCGTTAGGGGGAAAGCCATTTACACTTTCAGAAGAAAAAATGGAACAGGCTTTTAACCAGGTAATAAAAGCACTTACACCATAA
- a CDS encoding aldehyde dehydrogenase has product MATLTDQFGIQEALSKLGIKDINDGTSTGSNSFANGNIIESYSPVDGTLIAKVKASTAADYQAAMAKAQEAFKTWRLVPAPKRGEIVRQMGDELRKNKEALGQLVSYEMGKSLQEGLGEVQEMIDICDFAVGLSRQLYGLTMHSERPMHRMYEQWHPFGVVGIISAFNFPVAVWSWNSMLAWVCGDVCVWKPSSKTPLCGIACQNIIRTVLERNDIPEGVSCLVTGNESGDLINNDKRIPLVSFTGSTRIGRHVSKTVAERFGNTILELGGNNAIIVSEHADISMVLVGAVFGAVGTAGQRCTSTRRLIIHESVYDKTVEVLKSAYSQLKIGNPLDSNNHVGPLIDKGAVNDYLNAIEKAKKEGGKIIVEGGVVEGDGYESGCYVKPCIVEAENHFDIVQEETFAPILYIMKYNTIEEAIALQNGVPQGLSSSIFTNNMREMELFLSQAGSDCGIANVNIGTSGAEIGGAFGGEKETGGGRESGSDAWKAYMRRQTNTINYGTQLPLAQGIKFDL; this is encoded by the coding sequence ATGGCAACACTTACTGACCAGTTCGGCATTCAGGAGGCCTTATCAAAATTAGGCATTAAAGACATTAACGATGGTACATCAACCGGAAGCAACTCGTTTGCCAATGGTAATATTATAGAATCATACTCGCCGGTAGATGGTACGCTTATTGCAAAAGTAAAAGCATCTACCGCAGCAGATTATCAGGCAGCTATGGCAAAAGCCCAAGAAGCTTTTAAAACATGGAGACTTGTTCCTGCGCCCAAAAGAGGTGAAATTGTTCGCCAAATGGGCGATGAGCTTCGCAAAAATAAAGAAGCATTAGGCCAGCTTGTTTCTTACGAAATGGGTAAAAGCCTTCAGGAAGGTTTAGGAGAAGTTCAGGAAATGATTGATATCTGTGACTTTGCAGTGGGTCTTTCACGCCAGTTATACGGACTTACAATGCACAGCGAAAGGCCAATGCACAGAATGTATGAGCAATGGCACCCGTTTGGTGTTGTAGGTATTATTTCGGCATTTAACTTCCCTGTTGCAGTATGGAGCTGGAATTCTATGCTGGCTTGGGTTTGTGGTGATGTTTGTGTCTGGAAGCCAAGCTCTAAAACGCCGCTATGTGGTATTGCATGCCAAAACATTATAAGGACTGTTCTTGAAAGAAACGATATTCCTGAAGGCGTTAGCTGTCTTGTTACAGGTAATGAATCGGGCGATTTAATAAACAACGACAAACGTATTCCGCTTGTATCGTTTACAGGTTCTACACGTATAGGACGCCACGTATCTAAAACCGTTGCAGAGCGTTTTGGTAATACTATCCTTGAGTTAGGTGGTAACAATGCTATCATTGTTTCAGAACATGCAGATATCAGCATGGTATTGGTGGGTGCTGTATTTGGTGCAGTAGGTACTGCGGGTCAGCGTTGTACATCTACAAGACGTTTAATTATCCACGAAAGTGTTTACGATAAAACGGTTGAAGTGCTTAAGAGCGCGTACAGCCAGCTAAAAATTGGTAACCCTCTTGACAGCAACAACCACGTTGGGCCGCTTATCGACAAAGGTGCGGTAAACGATTACCTTAACGCTATTGAAAAGGCGAAAAAAGAAGGTGGAAAAATTATTGTTGAAGGCGGTGTTGTTGAAGGCGATGGCTACGAAAGCGGATGCTACGTTAAGCCTTGTATAGTTGAAGCAGAAAATCATTTCGATATTGTACAGGAAGAGACATTTGCTCCGATATTATATATTATGAAATACAACACTATTGAAGAAGCTATTGCACTACAAAATGGTGTACCTCAGGGACTTTCTTCTTCTATTTTTACCAACAACATGAGGGAAATGGAATTATTCCTTTCTCAGGCAGGGTCAGATTGTGGTATCGCTAACGTGAACATAGGAACATCGGGTGCTGAAATTGGTGGCGCTTTTGGTGGTGAAAAAGAAACAGGCGGAGGCCGCGAAAGTGGATCTGATGCATGGAAAGCATACATGAGAAGGCAGACAAACACTATTAACTACGGTACACAATTGCCATTGGCACAAGGTATCAAATTCGATCTGTAA
- a CDS encoding endonuclease, giving the protein MNRIFAVLLVLFSLSATSQKRSFKIHTIAFYNTENLFDTINDSGYGDDEFLPKGSYAWTGEKYRAKLSNIARVLADIGRDENTEAPTIIGLAELENRRVLEDLLKQQSLIEKGYGIVHFDSRDSRGTDVGLLYRKASFRPTSYKNIPLIIKDSLPADKKLVKGKKKKPAPALFTRDQLLVSGMLENDEIHFIVNHWPSRYGGEKKSSPLREAAAALNRKIIDSLTGINPNAKIVTMGDFNDGPYNNSITKVLNAKRFKDNLKPGDLFNPMDAISREGKGTVAYNNAWDLFDQIIITPSLVSKDYTSFRYWKAGIFDKVYLCEPTGKYRGYPLRNRYGEAGFSDHFPVYMYLIKEIVK; this is encoded by the coding sequence ATGAACAGAATCTTTGCAGTCCTATTGGTGTTGTTTTCACTTTCTGCCACAAGTCAAAAACGCAGTTTTAAAATACATACCATTGCTTTTTACAATACCGAAAACCTGTTCGATACCATAAACGATTCGGGCTATGGCGATGATGAATTTCTGCCGAAAGGCAGCTATGCATGGACGGGGGAGAAGTATCGTGCCAAGCTAAGCAATATTGCCAGGGTGCTTGCTGATATTGGGAGAGATGAAAATACCGAAGCTCCAACTATCATCGGGCTTGCCGAACTGGAAAACCGCCGCGTATTAGAAGATTTGCTAAAGCAGCAATCGCTTATAGAAAAGGGATATGGTATTGTACATTTTGATTCGCGCGATTCCCGTGGTACCGATGTTGGATTATTGTACAGAAAAGCATCGTTCAGGCCTACAAGCTATAAAAACATACCGTTGATTATTAAAGATAGCCTTCCGGCAGATAAGAAGCTGGTAAAAGGAAAAAAGAAAAAGCCTGCTCCCGCACTTTTTACGCGGGACCAGTTATTGGTAAGCGGAATGCTTGAGAATGATGAAATTCATTTTATTGTAAATCACTGGCCGTCGAGGTATGGCGGGGAGAAAAAGAGTAGTCCGCTACGGGAAGCTGCGGCTGCTTTAAACCGAAAGATCATAGATTCGCTTACGGGTATCAATCCGAATGCGAAGATCGTTACGATGGGCGATTTTAACGATGGGCCTTATAACAACAGCATTACAAAAGTACTCAACGCCAAACGTTTTAAAGATAACCTTAAACCCGGCGATCTCTTTAACCCTATGGATGCCATTTCTAGGGAAGGTAAAGGTACCGTTGCCTATAACAACGCGTGGGATCTTTTCGACCAGATCATTATCACACCTTCGCTGGTTTCTAAAGACTATACTTCGTTCAGATACTGGAAAGCAGGCATTTTTGATAAAGTGTACCTGTGCGAGCCAACAGGCAAGTACCGTGGCTATCCGTTGCGTAACCGTTATGGGGAAGCAGGGTTTAGTGATCATTTTCCGGTATATATGTATTTGATAAAAGAAATCGTGAAATAA
- a CDS encoding MFS transporter — protein sequence MKKEKIKAPAFTGYQKFIIALLALLQFTIILDFIIISPLGDILMKSLEMTPAKFGIAVSAYAFSAGASGLLAAGFADKFDRKKLLVFFYTGFIIGTIFCAMATNYWTLLSARIFTGLFGGVIGSVSLAIVTDLFELNQRGRVMGFIQMAFATSQILGIPIGLYCANHWGWHSAFLMIAAIGVLILLGVIIKLQPVNKHLALQADKNAFLHLWHTLNNKKYQIGFTAIAFLSVGGFMLQPFGSAFLINNIGIPQADLPTVYFFTGLSVLFIMPLVGKLSDKVSKVRLFTAGSFISIITILVYTNLSHVPLWEVILINMVMFMGVMSRMIPATTLNTAIPEMKDRGAYMAITSSLQQIAGGIAAVCAGYIVVQETKTSPLQHYDTLGYVIAGVTLISVYLISRVGKMVNDKSTPVDTQAATEAFSQ from the coding sequence ATGAAAAAGGAGAAAATTAAAGCCCCCGCTTTTACCGGATATCAGAAATTTATAATTGCGTTGCTGGCACTTTTGCAGTTTACTATAATACTCGATTTTATCATAATTTCACCACTGGGCGATATCCTTATGAAAAGCCTGGAGATGACACCTGCAAAATTTGGTATTGCTGTATCGGCATATGCCTTTAGTGCAGGAGCATCGGGGTTACTGGCGGCAGGATTTGCCGATAAGTTTGACCGTAAAAAGTTATTGGTGTTTTTTTATACAGGGTTTATAATCGGAACGATATTCTGTGCAATGGCAACCAATTACTGGACGCTGCTTTCGGCGCGTATATTTACAGGATTATTTGGAGGTGTAATTGGGTCGGTATCGCTGGCTATCGTAACCGATCTGTTTGAACTAAACCAAAGAGGCCGTGTTATGGGCTTTATACAGATGGCGTTTGCTACCAGCCAGATATTGGGTATTCCAATCGGGTTGTATTGCGCTAACCATTGGGGATGGCATTCGGCCTTTTTAATGATAGCAGCTATTGGTGTCTTAATACTGCTGGGTGTAATTATTAAGCTTCAGCCGGTAAACAAACATTTAGCGTTGCAGGCCGACAAAAATGCATTTCTTCACCTTTGGCATACTTTAAACAATAAAAAATATCAAATTGGTTTTACGGCGATTGCTTTTCTTTCGGTTGGCGGGTTCATGCTTCAGCCTTTCGGGAGTGCCTTCTTAATCAATAATATCGGAATCCCACAGGCAGATCTTCCAACTGTGTATTTCTTCACAGGATTATCTGTATTATTCATTATGCCATTGGTTGGCAAGCTGAGTGACAAGGTTAGCAAAGTAAGATTATTTACTGCTGGTTCGTTTATATCTATTATAACAATACTAGTATATACCAACTTAAGCCATGTGCCGCTTTGGGAAGTAATACTTATCAATATGGTTATGTTTATGGGGGTAATGAGCCGAATGATTCCCGCAACCACACTTAACACTGCAATACCCGAAATGAAAGACCGTGGTGCTTACATGGCAATAACCTCATCGTTACAGCAAATTGCGGGCGGCATTGCAGCGGTATGTGCAGGTTACATTGTAGTACAGGAAACCAAGACGAGTCCTCTACAGCATTACGACACGCTCGGCTATGTAATAGCAGGCGTTACGTTAATATCAGTTTACCTTATTTCCAGAGTAGGTAAGATGGTTAACGATAAAAGTACTCCTGTAGACACACAGGCTGCGACTGAAGCGTTTAGTCAATAA
- a CDS encoding magnesium transporter CorA, with protein sequence MITYYKNNATGIAEAATHAESIWISAVNPTDIEKRRLLEEFRIPEAFYNDIEDIDERPRIEFENGWCLIIVRIPFKSDDLKLPYTTAPLGVIFNENVCVSLCFVENELIDDFITYSQRKNINVGDNFALVFRLLLSSSIWFQKYLKQINLGIKYAESNLEKSVRNEDLQALFRMEKCLEYFITSLKGNELLFYRIKNLKTHKDLFDPEMVEDVEIEIKQAQDTTNIYSNILTGMMDAYASVISNNLNVVMKRLTSISLILMIPTLVASLYGMNVPNSLQDNPYGFPIVVCMSLLLSFIGVVMFRKKNLF encoded by the coding sequence ATGATTACGTACTACAAAAACAACGCTACCGGCATTGCGGAGGCTGCTACTCACGCTGAATCTATTTGGATTAGTGCCGTAAACCCAACAGACATCGAAAAACGCAGGCTTCTTGAAGAATTCAGGATACCTGAAGCTTTTTACAACGATATTGAAGATATAGACGAACGCCCCCGTATTGAGTTTGAAAACGGATGGTGCCTTATCATTGTAAGGATTCCGTTTAAAAGCGACGACCTGAAGTTGCCGTATACTACTGCGCCTTTGGGTGTAATTTTTAATGAAAACGTTTGTGTATCGCTCTGCTTTGTTGAAAATGAACTAATAGACGATTTTATTACCTATTCTCAACGCAAGAATATTAATGTAGGCGATAACTTTGCTTTGGTATTCAGGCTATTGCTTTCATCAAGTATCTGGTTCCAGAAATACCTTAAGCAGATAAATCTGGGCATTAAATATGCCGAAAGCAATCTTGAGAAATCGGTGCGTAATGAAGACCTTCAGGCACTTTTTAGAATGGAGAAATGCCTGGAATATTTTATTACATCGCTAAAGGGTAATGAACTGCTCTTTTACCGCATTAAAAACCTCAAAACACATAAAGACTTATTTGATCCTGAGATGGTAGAAGATGTTGAAATCGAGATCAAACAGGCACAGGACACGACCAATATTTACAGCAACATCCTTACTGGAATGATGGATGCTTATGCATCTGTAATTTCTAACAACCTGAATGTGGTTATGAAAAGGCTTACGTCGATATCATTAATATTAATGATACCTACACTTGTTGCCAGTTTATATGGAATGAACGTGCCCAATTCGTTGCAGGATAATCCGTACGGATTCCCAATCGTGGTTTGCATGTCTTTACTCCTGTCTTTTATAGGGGTGGTAATGTTCAGGAAAAAGAATTTGTTCTAG
- a CDS encoding cell envelope biogenesis protein OmpA yields the protein MKNLYITLGFMLATMAVTGQTKETERADKLYARLDYMDAAKEYQKLDGSPYVYKQIADSYYNIFNSKEAVQWYAKATETQQDSETYYRYAQMLKAEGKYEEANVQMKKFALLAPSDQRAVLFNQDPNYLPKLKNQTKLFDEKVLDINDDKYGSFGGVLANDNSFYFSSTRNTARKKYGTNEEPFLDIYTSTYNANGTFSEPVPVSEVNTKWHDGPVAISADGKTMYFNSESFNEKKQFERDKEMNLKLGQVFLYKAVKEGDKWGEAQLLPFNSKEWSTQNPSISKDGKTLYFSSDRTGTMGGQDIWKVEVKADNTYGEPVNLGPKVNTEGKESFPFITDDNKLYFSSDRPKGFGGLDVFVIDLNKGTEATNVGAPVNTPKDDFAFSFNTTKNIGFFSSNRTGVDKLYLATPVCGVEALVLVRDKKTGKVLGNAKVAILDERNNVIETRTAGADGKVDYSIDCNRAYTVQASMEGYANGSFPVAKTNGGVVNVVADLDPIETIVTPTDVVLNDIYFEFDKSNVTREGAFELDKLVEAMKANPTMVIMAKSHTDSRGSDKYNMNLSNRRAKSTVQYVISKGIAKSRISGQGYGESQPKVNCGGDCTEEQHAQNRRSEFIIVKK from the coding sequence ATGAAGAATCTATACATTACACTTGGTTTTATGCTCGCCACTATGGCTGTAACAGGGCAGACAAAAGAAACCGAAAGAGCCGATAAATTATACGCACGCCTTGATTATATGGATGCTGCCAAAGAATACCAGAAACTGGATGGCAGCCCATATGTTTACAAGCAGATAGCTGACAGCTATTATAACATATTCAACTCAAAAGAGGCAGTGCAGTGGTATGCTAAGGCAACCGAGACACAACAGGACTCAGAGACATACTACCGCTACGCACAAATGCTAAAGGCAGAAGGCAAGTATGAGGAGGCCAACGTTCAGATGAAGAAATTTGCATTGTTAGCACCATCAGACCAAAGGGCAGTATTGTTCAACCAGGACCCTAACTACCTTCCAAAACTAAAGAACCAAACAAAACTGTTTGATGAGAAAGTATTGGACATCAATGATGACAAATACGGATCATTCGGTGGTGTGCTTGCAAATGATAACAGCTTCTATTTCTCATCAACCCGTAACACGGCAAGAAAGAAATACGGAACTAACGAAGAGCCATTCCTTGACATCTATACCTCAACTTACAATGCAAACGGCACCTTCAGTGAGCCGGTACCGGTATCAGAGGTAAATACCAAATGGCATGATGGCCCTGTGGCAATCAGCGCCGATGGCAAGACAATGTACTTTAACAGCGAGAGCTTTAACGAGAAGAAGCAGTTTGAGAGAGATAAGGAAATGAACCTTAAATTAGGGCAGGTGTTCCTTTACAAAGCCGTAAAAGAAGGCGACAAATGGGGCGAGGCACAATTGCTACCCTTTAACAGCAAAGAATGGTCAACACAAAACCCATCGATCAGCAAAGACGGTAAAACACTTTACTTCTCCTCTGACAGGACAGGTACAATGGGTGGCCAGGATATCTGGAAGGTAGAGGTAAAAGCAGACAACACCTATGGTGAGCCTGTAAACCTTGGTCCAAAAGTAAACACAGAAGGTAAAGAAAGCTTCCCATTCATTACAGATGATAACAAGCTATACTTCTCATCAGACAGGCCAAAAGGCTTTGGAGGGTTAGATGTATTTGTAATCGACCTTAACAAAGGTACAGAAGCTACAAACGTAGGGGCACCGGTAAACACACCGAAAGACGACTTCGCCTTTAGCTTCAACACGACAAAAAACATCGGTTTCTTCTCAAGTAACCGTACAGGTGTAGACAAGCTTTACCTTGCAACACCGGTATGTGGTGTAGAGGCACTTGTACTTGTAAGGGACAAGAAAACAGGAAAAGTACTTGGCAATGCTAAAGTTGCAATACTTGATGAGAGAAACAACGTAATTGAGACAAGGACAGCAGGTGCAGACGGTAAGGTAGATTACAGCATTGACTGTAACAGGGCTTACACAGTTCAGGCATCCATGGAAGGCTATGCTAATGGCAGCTTCCCTGTAGCTAAGACAAACGGCGGTGTTGTAAACGTAGTAGCAGACCTTGACCCAATTGAAACCATTGTAACACCAACAGACGTTGTACTTAACGATATCTACTTTGAGTTCGATAAGAGCAATGTAACGAGGGAAGGCGCATTTGAACTTGACAAGTTAGTTGAGGCAATGAAAGCTAACCCAACAATGGTTATCATGGCTAAATCGCACACTGATAGCAGAGGTTCAGACAAGTACAACATGAACTTATCAAACCGCAGGGCAAAATCTACAGTTCAGTATGTAATCTCAAAAGGTATTGCTAAGAGCCGTATTTCAGGCCAGGGTTATGGCGAGAGCCAGCCTAAGGTAAACTGTGGTGGTGACTGTACAGAAGAGCAGCATGCACAAAACAGGAGAAGTGAGTTTATCATCGTTAAGAAATAA
- a CDS encoding 3-hydroxyanthranilate 3,4-dioxygenase (catalyzes the oxidative ring opening of 3-hydroxyanthranilate to 2-amino-3-carboxymuconate semialdehyde in the final enzymatic step of quinolinate biosynthesis) produces MALMKPFNLNKWIDDNRHLLKPPVGNKNIYPLSDNYIVMVVAGPNARKDYHYNETEELFYQLEGSIKVIVQDEGERKEMELHAGDMYLHPGKVPHSPVRSEGSIGLVIERVRAGRGFTDGLLWFCENCNNKLHEVYFELHDIEKDFLPHFKHFYNSEDLRTCNKCGHVLEADARFVEKK; encoded by the coding sequence ATGGCACTCATGAAACCCTTTAACCTGAACAAATGGATAGACGATAACCGCCATCTTTTAAAACCACCGGTAGGTAACAAAAATATTTATCCATTGTCAGACAATTACATTGTAATGGTTGTTGCAGGGCCTAATGCCCGTAAAGATTACCATTATAATGAAACGGAAGAGCTGTTTTATCAGTTAGAGGGCAGCATTAAAGTTATTGTTCAGGATGAAGGTGAACGTAAGGAAATGGAACTGCATGCCGGAGATATGTATCTGCATCCGGGTAAAGTGCCACACAGCCCGGTAAGAAGCGAGGGGTCAATTGGCCTTGTGATAGAAAGGGTACGTGCAGGCCGTGGATTTACAGATGGTTTGCTATGGTTCTGCGAAAACTGTAACAACAAATTGCACGAAGTATATTTTGAACTTCATGATATAGAAAAAGACTTTTTACCTCACTTTAAGCACTTCTATAACTCGGAAGATTTGCGTACCTGCAATAAGTGCGGACACGTTTTGGAAGCTGACGCGCGCTTTGTAGAGAAAAAATAA